One Mercurialis annua linkage group LG3, ddMerAnnu1.2, whole genome shotgun sequence DNA window includes the following coding sequences:
- the LOC126674146 gene encoding ervatamin-B-like: MKLHYFFATLSLITLLWCNLTSAYSSRSISKLFETWTKQNAKTYASEEEKLHRLKVFEDNFKFVTDHNSQPNTSYTLALNAFADLSSEEFAASRLGLGHPSASDSADLLRHRVPFPDTVGVIPPSMDWRREGAVTEVKDQGNCNSCWIFSGIGAIEGINKIATGSLVDLSEQELVDCNGFARGCDPGWVANAYKFAIKNRGIDTESDYPYKARHMQCQKDKLNNRAAAIDGYAKVPYGNEDALLKAVAIQPVSVLICASDTTFQFYSKGFFTGPCCKGTNHAVLIVAYGTENETDYWIIKNSWGKRWGINGYMFMKRNTGDSRGMCDINLWGTIPIINNKTSSSPYLSAKYDILNATTMKTATKKSF; the protein is encoded by the exons ATGAAGTTGCACTATTTTTTTGCTACCCTTTCCTTGATAACTCTACTTTGGTGTAACCTAACCAGTGCTTATTCATCTCGTAGCATCTCTAAGCTGTTTGAAACATGGACCAAACAGAATGCCAAAACATACGCATCAGAGGAAGAGAAGTTGCATAGGCTCAAAGTGTTTGAGGACAACTTCAAATTTGTTACCGACCATAACTCTCAGCCCAACACTTCATATACCCTTGCTCTAAATGCCTTTGCTGATCTCTCCTCCGAGGAGTTCGCAGCTTCTCGCTTGGGCTTGGGTCATCCCTCTGCTTCCGACTCTGCGGATCTTCTCCGACATAGGGTACCGTTTCCTGATACTGTTGGTGTTATTCCTCCGTCAATGGATTGGAGACGCGAAGGGGCTGTTACTGAGGTCAAAGATCAAGGGAACTGCA ATTCTTGTTGGATATTTTCTGGCATTGGAGCTATTGAAGGCATAAACAAGATCGCTACTGGATCTCTTGTTGACCTCTCTGAACAAGAGTTGGTTGATTGTAATGGTTTTGCCCGTGGTTGTGACCCTGGATGGGTGGCCAATGCATACAAATTTGCGATAAAAAATCGTGGGATAGACACCGAGTCCGACTATCCATATAAAGCTCGACATATGCAATGCCAAAAGGATAAG TTGAATAATCGTGCGGCAGCCATTGATGGATATGCTAAAGTTCCCTACGGAAATGAGGATGCGCTATTGAAAGCTGTTGCAATTCAACCTGTAAGCGTGCTTATATGTGCCAGTGACACAACATTTCAGTTTTACTCTAAG GGTTTCTTTACGGGCCCGTGTTGTAAAGGTACAAATCATGCGGTATTAATCGTAGCATACGGAACGGAAAATGAGACAGATTACTGGATTATAAAGAATTCATGGGGAAAACGATGGGGAATAAATGGTTATATGTTCATGAAGCGCAACACTGGAGATTCTAGAGGGATGTGTGATATTAATTTGTGGGGTACAAtcccaataataaataataagacCAGCTCCAGTCCATATCTTTCAGCTAAATATGATATTCTGAATGCTACAACAATGAAAACAGCTACCAAGAAAAGCTTCTGA
- the LOC126671434 gene encoding WAT1-related protein At5g40230-like isoform X2 yields MVGNKWFDKEVMAFAATISVECANVGVNILYYAAALKGMSYYVFILYTYAIATLFLLPVPFIYFRTSGLPSSLKLPVLFRICILAFIGFLAQVVGNKGLEYTSPTLASAMSNLTPASTFILAAIFRMEKLRMSSSSSQAKIFGTMASVTGALVVILYKGPSILSNSSSPTPTLDWPLYSPNSKWLIGGFLLAMQCILYSLWYILQAMFGRCYSTIVHSWGLRLKGPLYVAIFKPFSIAIAAILSVIFFQEDLNLGIVMGAIVISIGFYGVIWGKANEDDDVFHNLPSLKDPTHSIKRNNNSLS; encoded by the exons ATGGTGGGGAACAAGTGGTTTGACAAGGAAGTGATGGCATTTGCAGCAACAATTTCAGTAGAATGTGCAAATGTAGGAGTTAACATTTTATACTATGCAGCTGCTTTGAAAGGGATGAGCTATTATGTCTTCATTCTTTACACTTATGCAATTGCtactctttttcttcttcccGTTCCCTTCATCTATTTCAG GACATCAGGACTGCCTTCATCATTGAAGCTGCCGGTTCTCTTTAGGATTTGCATACTTGCATTTATCGG GTTTTTAGCGCAGGTAGTTGGAAATAAAGGTTTAGAATACACATCTCCGACTCTTGCATCAGCCATGAGCAATCTAACTCCCGCCTCTACCTTCATACTTGCTGCCATTTTCAG GATGGAAAAGCTAAGAATGAGTAGCTCAAGCAGTCAAGCAAAAATATTTGGAACCATGGCATCAGTAACAGGTGCATTAGTGGTCATTCTATACAAAGGTccttcaattttatccaattcaTCATCTCCAACACCAACTCTTGATTGGCCTCTATACTCTCCAAATTCAAAATGGCTAATTGGAGGATTCTTACTTGCAATGCAATGTATTCTTTATTCACTTTGGTACATTCTTCAG GCAATGTTTGGACGATGTTATAGTACGATTGTTCATTCATGGGGTTTACGCTTGAAGGGTCCTCTCTATGTTGCAATCTTCAAGCCCTTTTCAATTGCTATTGCTGCCATTCTAAGTGTCATTTTCTTTCAAGAGGATCTCAATCTTGGCAT TGTGATGGGAGCTATAGTGATATCAATTGGATTTTATGGTGTGATATGGGGGAAGGCTAATGAGGATGATGATGTTTTTCATAACTTACCGTCGCTCAAGGATCCAACTCATTCGATCAAACGAAATAACAATTCATTgtcttga
- the LOC126671434 gene encoding WAT1-related protein At5g40240-like isoform X1, whose translation MVGNKWFDKEVMAFAATISVECANVGVNILYYAAALKGMSYYVFILYTYAIATLFLLPVPFIYFRTSGLPSSLKLPVLFRICILAFIGFLAQVVGNKGLEYTSPTLASAMSNLTPASTFILAAIFRMEKLRMSSSSSQAKIFGTMASVTGALVVILYKGPSILSNSSSPTPTLDWPLYSPNSKWLIGGFLLAMQCILYSLWYILQSQILKICPIELLVTFVYTLCVTIISAPICLVAENNSDAWRLKPDIALIAIIYSAMFGRCYSTIVHSWGLRLKGPLYVAIFKPFSIAIAAILSVIFFQEDLNLGIVMGAIVISIGFYGVIWGKANEDDDVFHNLPSLKDPTHSIKRNNNSLS comes from the exons ATGGTGGGGAACAAGTGGTTTGACAAGGAAGTGATGGCATTTGCAGCAACAATTTCAGTAGAATGTGCAAATGTAGGAGTTAACATTTTATACTATGCAGCTGCTTTGAAAGGGATGAGCTATTATGTCTTCATTCTTTACACTTATGCAATTGCtactctttttcttcttcccGTTCCCTTCATCTATTTCAG GACATCAGGACTGCCTTCATCATTGAAGCTGCCGGTTCTCTTTAGGATTTGCATACTTGCATTTATCGG GTTTTTAGCGCAGGTAGTTGGAAATAAAGGTTTAGAATACACATCTCCGACTCTTGCATCAGCCATGAGCAATCTAACTCCCGCCTCTACCTTCATACTTGCTGCCATTTTCAG GATGGAAAAGCTAAGAATGAGTAGCTCAAGCAGTCAAGCAAAAATATTTGGAACCATGGCATCAGTAACAGGTGCATTAGTGGTCATTCTATACAAAGGTccttcaattttatccaattcaTCATCTCCAACACCAACTCTTGATTGGCCTCTATACTCTCCAAATTCAAAATGGCTAATTGGAGGATTCTTACTTGCAATGCAATGTATTCTTTATTCACTTTGGTACATTCTTCAG TCTCAAATTCTGAAGATATGCCCAATAGAGCTACTAGTGACCTTTGTATACACATTGTGTGTGACAATCATTTCAGCACCAATCTGTTTAGTTGCTGAAAACAATTCGGATGCCTGGCGACTAAAACCTGATATAGCCCTTATTGCAATTATTTACTCG GCAATGTTTGGACGATGTTATAGTACGATTGTTCATTCATGGGGTTTACGCTTGAAGGGTCCTCTCTATGTTGCAATCTTCAAGCCCTTTTCAATTGCTATTGCTGCCATTCTAAGTGTCATTTTCTTTCAAGAGGATCTCAATCTTGGCAT TGTGATGGGAGCTATAGTGATATCAATTGGATTTTATGGTGTGATATGGGGGAAGGCTAATGAGGATGATGATGTTTTTCATAACTTACCGTCGCTCAAGGATCCAACTCATTCGATCAAACGAAATAACAATTCATTgtcttga